Proteins found in one Polyodon spathula isolate WHYD16114869_AA chromosome 10, ASM1765450v1, whole genome shotgun sequence genomic segment:
- the LOC121322095 gene encoding protein FAM126B-like isoform X1: MLEPDRGVVEEWLSEFKTLPESQVSSYAATLHQKKKLVSALYKVIQDSGNELLEPVCHQLFELYRSSEVKLKRFTLQFLPELVWVYLRVTASRDRQSNGCIEALLLGIYNLEIVDKDGNNKLLSFTIPSLSKPSIYHEPSSLGSMALTEGALCQHDLIRVVYSDMHSQRETFTAQNRFDVLRFLMLCYNSAVVFMPPSSYQSVCRMCSRLCVCGFPRQQEKAWKELCGRVILDAEFMVQMLTAVYHAIFNGEWDLGREALEDIIYRAQLELYSQPLLVANAMKSSLPMNAPDGSMGRNVLNVEVTPTVARVSRSAITTASIRRHRWKREDAEGMSGGEDSINLNDPDEGFSSGASNSSQPSGSKPVAPSQRGSVKKGAAGRTAREREREPLMTPPSTSAEPQPAPRRQLPQPPPQSPPQPPSPPSVSLEAIELSPMKKQHLSLPASQSLVRTASATSSKSFDFMNGNRGEGAGLEAVSNLTASNAHRFSTVSLQEERLGGRAGEGKDLLSPGAPLTKQSRSPSFNMQIISQV, encoded by the exons ATGCTGGAACCAGACAGAGGTGTGGTGGAGGAATGGCTCTCAGAATTCAAG ACATTACCTGAATCTCAAGTTTCCAGTTATGCAGCAACGCTTCATCAGAAGAAAAAACTTGTGTCTGCTCTTTATAAAGTCATCCAGGATTCTGGCAATGAG CTTCTGGAGCCAGTGTGCCACCAGCTGTTCGAACTTTACCGGAGTTCTGAAGTGAAGCTCAAGAGATTTACACTGCAGTTCCTTCCAGAGCTGGTCTGGGTTTACCTCAGAGTCACCGCCAGCAGGGACCGCCAAAGCAACGGCTGCATTGAGGCGCTCCTGCTGGGCATTTACAACCTG GAAATTGTCGACAAGGATGGAAACAACAAACTGCTGTCTTTCACAATACCTTCGTTATCCAAACCATCCATCTATCACGAG cCCTCCAGTCTTGGATCCATGGCGTTGACGGAAGGGGCCCTGTGTCAGCATGACCTCATCAGGGTGGTTTACAGCGACATGCACTCTCAACGAGAGACCTTCACGGCACAGAACAG atTCGATGTTCTCCGTTTCCTGATGTTGTGCTATAACTCTGCTGTGGTTTTCATGCCACCTTCTTCCTACCAGTCTGTCTGCAGAATGTGTTCCAG gttatgtgtgtgtggttttccACGGCAACAGGAGAAGGCGTGGAAGGAGCTGTGCGGACGGGTGATTCTAGATGCCGAGTTCATGGTGCAGATGTTGACGGCGGTCTATCATGCCAT ATTCAATGGGGAGTGGGACTTGGGCAGGGAGGCACTGGAGGACATTATCTATAGAGCACAGCTGGAGCTTTACTCTCAGCCCCTTCTG GTGGCTAATGCGATGAAGAGCTCCTTGCCAATGAATGCTCCCGACGGGTCTATGGGCCGGAATGTGCTGAATGTGGAGGTGACGCCCACGGTAGCCCGGGTATCCCGCTCTGCCATTACCACGGCCTCCATCCGCCGCCATCGGTGGAAGAGAGAGG ATGCGGAAGGCATGAGTGGAGGTGAGGACTCAATCAACCTAAATGACCCAGATGAGGGCTTCTCATCTGGGGCCTCCAACAGCAGCCAGCCCAGCGGGAGCAAGCCGGTCGCCCCTTCCCAGAGAGGCAGTGTTAAGAAGGGTGCAGCGGGGAGGACtgccagagagagggagagggagccaCTGATGACCCCCCCTTCCACCTCTGCTGAGCCTCAGCCAGCCCCTCGCAGGCAGCTGCCACAACCCCCGCCGCAGTCGCCGCCgcaacccccctcccctcccagtgTCTCCTTGGAAGCCATCGAGCTGAGCCCCATGAAGAAGCAGCATCTCAGCTTGCCGGCCAGCCAGAGCCTGGTCAGGACTGCCAGCGCCACCTCCAGCAAGTCCTTTGACTTCATGAACGGCAATCGGGGAGAGGGGGCAGGCCTCGAGGCCGTCTCCAACCTGACAGCTAGCAACGCTCATCGCTTCTCCACCGTGAGCCTGCAGGAGGAGCGGCTGGGTGGCAGGGCTGGGGAGGGGAAGGATCTGCTGTCCCCAGGGGCCCCCCTGACAAAGCAGTCACGCTCCCCCAGCTTCAATATGCAAATCATATCGCAGGTTTAG
- the LOC121322095 gene encoding protein FAM126B-like isoform X2: protein MLEPDRGVVEEWLSEFKTLPESQVSSYAATLHQKKKLVSALYKVIQDSGNELLEPVCHQLFELYRSSEVKLKRFTLQFLPELVWVYLRVTASRDRQSNGCIEALLLGIYNLEIVDKDGNNKLLSFTIPSLSKPSIYHEPSSLGSMALTEGALCQHDLIRVVYSDMHSQRETFTAQNRFDVLRFLMLCYNSAVVFMPPSSYQSVCRMCSRLCVCGFPRQQEKAWKELCGRVILDAEFMVQMLTAVYHAIFNGEWDLGREALEDIIYRAQLELYSQPLLVANAMKSSLPMNAPDGSMGRNVLNVEVTPTVARVSRSAITTASIRRHRWKREDCFDFSNEADMSHPATPNRHTSLEPAANRQREREGPAVQFSIPPVTLEDAEGMSGGEDSINLNDPDEGFSSGASNSSQPSGSKPVAPSQRGSVKKGAAGRTAREREREPLMTPPSTSAEPQPAPRRQLPQPPPQSPPQPPSPPSVSLEAIELSPMKKQHLSLPASQSLVRTASATSSKSFDFMNGNRGEGAGLEAVSNLTASNAHRFSTVSLQEERLGGRAGEGKDLLSPGAPLTKQSRSPSFNMQIISQV, encoded by the exons ATGCTGGAACCAGACAGAGGTGTGGTGGAGGAATGGCTCTCAGAATTCAAG ACATTACCTGAATCTCAAGTTTCCAGTTATGCAGCAACGCTTCATCAGAAGAAAAAACTTGTGTCTGCTCTTTATAAAGTCATCCAGGATTCTGGCAATGAG CTTCTGGAGCCAGTGTGCCACCAGCTGTTCGAACTTTACCGGAGTTCTGAAGTGAAGCTCAAGAGATTTACACTGCAGTTCCTTCCAGAGCTGGTCTGGGTTTACCTCAGAGTCACCGCCAGCAGGGACCGCCAAAGCAACGGCTGCATTGAGGCGCTCCTGCTGGGCATTTACAACCTG GAAATTGTCGACAAGGATGGAAACAACAAACTGCTGTCTTTCACAATACCTTCGTTATCCAAACCATCCATCTATCACGAG cCCTCCAGTCTTGGATCCATGGCGTTGACGGAAGGGGCCCTGTGTCAGCATGACCTCATCAGGGTGGTTTACAGCGACATGCACTCTCAACGAGAGACCTTCACGGCACAGAACAG atTCGATGTTCTCCGTTTCCTGATGTTGTGCTATAACTCTGCTGTGGTTTTCATGCCACCTTCTTCCTACCAGTCTGTCTGCAGAATGTGTTCCAG gttatgtgtgtgtggttttccACGGCAACAGGAGAAGGCGTGGAAGGAGCTGTGCGGACGGGTGATTCTAGATGCCGAGTTCATGGTGCAGATGTTGACGGCGGTCTATCATGCCAT ATTCAATGGGGAGTGGGACTTGGGCAGGGAGGCACTGGAGGACATTATCTATAGAGCACAGCTGGAGCTTTACTCTCAGCCCCTTCTG GTGGCTAATGCGATGAAGAGCTCCTTGCCAATGAATGCTCCCGACGGGTCTATGGGCCGGAATGTGCTGAATGTGGAGGTGACGCCCACGGTAGCCCGGGTATCCCGCTCTGCCATTACCACGGCCTCCATCCGCCGCCATCGGTGGAAGAGAGAGG ATTGTTTTGACTTCTCAAACGAGGCAGACATGAGCCACCCAGCCACCCCGAATCGTCACACCTCCTTGGAACCAGCAGCCAATCGGcagcgagagagggaggggcCAGCGGTGCAGTTCAGCATCCCCCCGGTCACGCTTGAGG ATGCGGAAGGCATGAGTGGAGGTGAGGACTCAATCAACCTAAATGACCCAGATGAGGGCTTCTCATCTGGGGCCTCCAACAGCAGCCAGCCCAGCGGGAGCAAGCCGGTCGCCCCTTCCCAGAGAGGCAGTGTTAAGAAGGGTGCAGCGGGGAGGACtgccagagagagggagagggagccaCTGATGACCCCCCCTTCCACCTCTGCTGAGCCTCAGCCAGCCCCTCGCAGGCAGCTGCCACAACCCCCGCCGCAGTCGCCGCCgcaacccccctcccctcccagtgTCTCCTTGGAAGCCATCGAGCTGAGCCCCATGAAGAAGCAGCATCTCAGCTTGCCGGCCAGCCAGAGCCTGGTCAGGACTGCCAGCGCCACCTCCAGCAAGTCCTTTGACTTCATGAACGGCAATCGGGGAGAGGGGGCAGGCCTCGAGGCCGTCTCCAACCTGACAGCTAGCAACGCTCATCGCTTCTCCACCGTGAGCCTGCAGGAGGAGCGGCTGGGTGGCAGGGCTGGGGAGGGGAAGGATCTGCTGTCCCCAGGGGCCCCCCTGACAAAGCAGTCACGCTCCCCCAGCTTCAATATGCAAATCATATCGCAGGTTTAG